The following coding sequences lie in one Sorex araneus isolate mSorAra2 chromosome 4, mSorAra2.pri, whole genome shotgun sequence genomic window:
- the RAB5A gene encoding ras-related protein Rab-5A has translation MANRGATRPNGPNTGNKICQFKLVLLGESAVGKSSLVLRFVKGQFHEFQESTIGAAFLTQTVCLDDTTVKFEIWDTAGQERYHSLAPMYYRGAQAAIVVYDITNEESFARAKNWVKELQRQASPNIVIALSGNKADLANKRAVDFQEAQSYADDNSLLFMETSAKTSMNVNEIFMAIAKKLPKNEPQNPGANSARGRGVDLTEPTQPTRSQCCSN, from the exons ATGGCTAATCGAGGAGCAACAAGACCCAATGGGCCAAATACTGGAAATAAAATATGCCAGTTTAAACTAGTACTTCTTGGAGAATCTGCTGTTGGCAAATCAAGCCTAGTGCTTCGTTTTGTGAAAGGCCAGTTTCATGAATTTCAAGAGAGTACCATTGGGg ctgCTTTTCTTACCCAAACTGTGTGTCTCGATGACACAACAGTAAAGTTTGAAATATGGGACACAGCTGGTCAAGAACGATACCACAGTCTAGCACCAATGTACTACAGAGGAGCACAAGCGGCCATAGTTGTATATGATATCACAAATGAG GAGTCCTTTGCCCGAGCCAAAAACTGGGTTAAAGAACTTCAGAGGCAAGCCAGTCCTAACATCGTAATAGCTTTATCGGGAAACAAGGCTGATCTCGCAAATAAAAGAGCTGTTGATTTCCAG GAAGCACAGTCCTATGCAGATGACAACAGCTTATTATTCATGGAGACATCAGCTAAAACATCAAtgaatgtaaatgaaatattcatGGCAATAG CTAAAAAGTTGCCAAAGAATGAACCACAGAATCCAGGAGCAAATTCTGCCAGAGGAAGAGGAGTAGACCTTACCGAAcccacacagccaaccaggagtCAGTGTTGTAGTAACTAA